The Schistocerca piceifrons isolate TAMUIC-IGC-003096 chromosome 5, iqSchPice1.1, whole genome shotgun sequence DNA segment CACTATCATTGCCCACAGCGCACGAGCGGAAGGCCTTACTGCGGCTTCCAGCAGAGGGCACCAggagcgccgctttcctccaactGTGAGAGTCTTACTGCGCAACGCCTATTGCCTGCTCATGTCCTGATAAATCTCGACGCCGCTGCTTGCTTATCGTTCACGTGTGTCGTTTCTGTCATCTATGTTCGTGTATCAGTGCTGGACGTTTTTCATTTCGCTACGCCTCTGAACGGCTCCATGTGTTTTACTTTGTGTGTCTACTGTTTGTTATTCATCGTTTTGTTTGTGCTTTTCTATGTCTTCATCTATAGTaattgtaatgtctgtggccgacgagcggcgtagttttgccgctgccagcctaccttgcATAAGGTATTAaactgacaataaagaaaaaaaaacttccttATCATCAGTCGCGTCTTGCAGCAGTGActgcagcagttttctcctccCGAAAATGTacagcagttgcatcgatgaaatgcTGTGTGATTTACGCAATaccatccggcggcaaacccgagaagtgtatttgcaacggGTCTGTCGGGAAAGCCTGAAAAGTCACAAAAATAAATGCGATTAGTTGAACGTAACTTCCTAGCATGCTTTATAACTGTGTTTTTACTCCAAGATACTGTCGTTTGAAATATCATCTCCAGCACTTTACGAGTAGTACGATGTGATTTCGGGACTTCAGTTTGTTCTAAAAGACAACAAGGTAACATTTTCCTCCACAAAATCAATCATCATACTATCCTGTAAAATATAACATTTCTCTAAGTGATCAAATCAGCTCAAGTCTGACATTAACGAGAGTGCTGATGTTTTCATTAACAACACGCATTCGAGAATAACTAACAATAACAACAGGCATTCCAGGAATCGCTGGACATCAGATATGAAAGCGGCTCTCTGTAGTATTAAACAGGAACAAAAACACGATGACTTTTGTACTAAGAAAAGATAAAAAATGTGAGTCACAGTTTTATGAACTCCGttagttattaataaatatttgtaagAGCTTGATAAGATCTGTAAttcttataaattttttatatcctgATTTATATAGGACAACAGATTAACATCAGAAATAACTTCTAGCAAAACCTCCGTGATGCGAGTATATTCTTGTTTACAATAAAGTAGTTCGGTGTACACGAGTATCAATAATGTATCTTGCTTCTACCTATGCCTGCACAAtgccttttaaaaatttgttcatATACTCCATTTAGTGGCAAACCAAGGTTGCCTGTTTTGTTGAActaaaatgttttacatttttcatgtatgGTCATCAGAACCAAGTCCGAGGACCTTCTCTTTTTTTTAACGCAGTTCGAAaactcaaagccggccggagtggccgagcggttataggccctacagtctggaatcgcgcgaccgctacggtcgcaggttcgactcctgcctcgggcatgaatgtgtgtgatgtccttaggttagttaggtttaagtagttctaagttctaggggactgatgatctcagaagttaagtcatatagtgctcagagccagtagaaccatttttttaacgcTCAAAAGGAGAAAAAGTCACATTTATTGACAATTTTCTGTGAAAGGTTTTTCAATAACAGAGTGAAAGAAAATATAGAGTTCAGTGGACACTTCAGGTTAATTTATAACACACCAAATCGAACTTCTTTGAACGTATCTGAAGTTCTTTATTCACCAAAAGACAGGGGTCACACAGTTATTAAATACATAGACATCACGAACATTTTATCAAATTTCCAGAAATCGGAAAAGGTCTTCAATCAGTCATTAAACTATATTTGACTCTTCAATGGTCATTCAATTCATTCATAGTAATACTGATAATTATAGATGACCAAAGAAAAACCGTACTAGgttgaactcactttccaactagTTTCATTCTCGCAGAACTTACAATCACACATCTAGGACAATAATTTAAGCACCATCGAATAGTGGCACAAACAGAGTACTGAACATAAAATTGATTATTAACATATCATAACTATACATTAAAATGCTAATAAAGCAGAGATCTTTATAATGAGTTACAGAAAGCAATAGACATCTGCATTCCATTAGTAATGGATTGCATTCCATTTAAAGCTATAAGATATACATCTGTCAGCAGGGTCGGCTTATCTCTTGAATGGCGGCAGGTACGAGCCAGATGGGCCACCTCCACCAGCTCCTCCACCAAATCCTCCAGCGCCGGCGCCGCCAAAGCCTCCTGCACCTCCAGCTCCTCCGTAGCCACCACGTCCTCTTCCTCCGCCGAAACCTCCGGCTCCACCTCCTAGACCTCCAGCTCCACCTCCAAACCCTCCAGCTCCTCCACCGAACCCTCCAGCGCCACCTGCTCCGTATCTTCCAGCACCGCCGTAGCCTCCAGCGCCGCCCGCACCTCCACCTCTGCCTCCTCCAAGTCCGCCAGCTCCACCAAAACCTCCAGCTCCTCCTCCAAGACCTCCAGCTCCAGCGCCGTAGCCTCCAGCTCCACCGAGACCGCCAGCTCCACCGCCAAATCCTCTGCCTCCTCCGAGACCACCGGCTCCACCTCCGTATCCTCCAGCTCCGCCTCCTATACCACCAGCTCCGCCACCAAAGCCTCCAGCTCCTCCGAGACCACCAGCTCCACCACCGTATCCTCCAGCTCCACCACCGTATCCTCCGGCTCCTCCTAGACCGCCAGCTCCTCCACCGTATCCACCGGCACCGCCGGCACCGGTACCGTACCTCCCGGCGCCACCACCGAATCCACCGGCGCCGCCGCCGGATGGGTACCTAGGCTCTCCCTGGTACTGAACGTCTGCGTTGAAACCAGTGGCATCACTGGCTGCGTAACGTACGAGCTGATTGCGGCCGTCGGGAAGTTGGACTTGGTACTGGCCCTGTACACTTCCACTTCCGTCACCAGCTTCCTGCCGTCCAAAGCTCGTTCCCGTGTAAGCGTCGTTCACGGAGTACTGGAAGTTGTACGGTGTTGGCTGTGGACAGACGGATAAGATTGTATGATCTAAGGCTTCTCTATGTATTACATATCTGAGTGCCCATCGAGATGAAATGGCGGAATGATTCAACAACAGAGAACGTCGattcaaaacacctttcagccgcctTAATTTCCAATTGTCATTTTGTTGAACGGCCAGTTTTGGCGATACATTACCCCTTCTTCAGGTCCCCTGATCGACGTGTGGGAAGATTCCCACCTTTGGTCCAGTAAAAATAGGGGCCACCATTCAATGACTGGTATCCATTGGTCTCTAATtgacacagcgatcccttcgatcTTCAATTGGTGACTGTTAACaggcggctgaaaggtgttttgattcggcACTCCATACTGAACAGCCAAGATCCCGCAGCTATCTATATAAAGATGGACGTGCAGAGACTTGACTGAACAATTTTCGGCCACTCTGTGATGAGTATATGAAGTGAAGTGACTACCGCAAACGTAATTATCTCTTTGGTGTATCAGACCGCCTGATAGCGACAGCATGTTGTGTTATCGAAATAATgtgcgggttctatgacttcatctGGTTGAACACTCTAAAGCCACTCAGATTAATAGGTAACATTTCTGCTGTACTCTAATTACGCATTTTTATATTAAATGATGAAGTAAGTATTAAATGGAATCATTATAATACGTATATAATGATTTATCGAACAGTTCAGTTTTTTATACCCTCAACAGACTACAGAGTGATTCATTTGTGCTCTGTGAGTCGAGACCCATTACCACTAAATAAATTTCTGGGTACTTCTTGATGATTGAATCAATTTTGCTACTTCCGTCTTTTCAAAACTTTTAAAACGCATATTTTTTACTTCATCCTTTACTTACGCACAGACAACGCATTTCGGCACATGAGTGTTATCAACTGATTCAAAATCAAAGTTCGATTTACACTTGAAAGCTCAGAATTTTGAAGCGCTAGATATGGTCACGCTCGAAAATGGCCGACATTGCACAAATAACAGGTGAAataaaggaacatccagtttcaaaatttttaaacatgCGAAAGTGAAACAATAATTTTACCCTTCAAACAACTTACTACGGCTGTGGAACCATGCAAAAGAAGGGAATGAAATTCTAGGATAAATTAAACGTTCGCTTAAGCTGTTAATAGTAATGCGAATGTACTGCTAATCTGACGACACTTTATTCGTTTTATGAAGAGCAAACGACATTTTGCTTTCTGGACAGCCTTGGCTTTTGTCCATTGAAAAATTACCCTCCGCTCCCTCCTACAGCTTAATTACAGTGAACATTCGAACATGTGTGCCCTCTTTGTTCATGGTCCAAAACACAACATATCTACTGTTTATTGACGCAAACGATGAATACCTGCTTCTCTGACTGAGAAGTTCCCACATTTTTTATAGGACATATCTGTAGTGCAATTGGAAAAAGACCAGATGAACTAAATTTCAGGAAGTTTGGCGAACTTATGCTGGTCTCATTCCGTGTGTAACGGACTAGACCACCATCACATTGTCAACGAAGTTCACCAGTATACGTAGTACGATGTAAACTACTGCTAAAGTGTGAGGTATAGAAAGGAAGCAGAACTGATGTTCGCGTTAGTTTAATGTATTGTCCTTCTTCAGATTAAAAAACACAGCGTTACTGTTGTCCATCCACGTCTAACCAAAACTACTTTCTATAAAGTACCCGTAATTATGCcacgtaataattctagtcagatGAAATAAACTGGAGTAACTGTAATACATCCAACATCTGAACAACTAAGTAGGACTTCACCCCTTTTGAAGAATGAATTCGATGTAAAACTATTACAGATTATCGTGACGACGTGTTACTGAAACTGATATCTTGGCAGTCACGTGAACGCAGCGGATACCAAAGATCACTTTATGAATTCGGGGACGATTTCTGTACGAATTAAGCTGCAGCAAAGAGGTGACAGAACGTCAATGAAATTTCCATGTTATATATAACTTTACAGATCACATGATGTGAAACGTGGTAACTGCAGCTCAGAAATCAACTCGTATATTCAAAGACTTCGGAGATATGCTCCCTCCTGAAGTGGGAGAGCGTGTAAGTCCCACATGTTGATGATCGTACTGTTCGTTGAATGCTACTGTTGGATCACCCTTGTTAACGGCGGAAGACATCTACAAGTTGAAAAGAGCGATGTAATCTGAAAGGTCCTTAAATGACCACATTATTGGTTCGATAAAATATAGCACTGTGGACTTATTACTCTCCATGTGGACTCCGTGTTACTCAGTAATTAACTGTAGCATTACTTCGTCTAGCATCAGGAGACTTGCGAGagaggccgcagctcgtggtcgtgcggtagcgttctcgcttcccacgcccgggttcccggattcgattcccggcggggtcagggattttctctgcctcgtgatgcctgggtgttgtgtgatgtccttaggttagttaggtttaagtagttctaagttctaggggactgatgaccatagctgttaagtcccatagtgctcagagccatttgaaccatttttgaacttgcgaGAGATCCGTTTCTCCGACTCGACTTGCAACCTTCTTCCACATAATCAGAGGTTTTGTTTTCTCGTAGAAGAATGTTGAGCTGCACACTACTTTCTCGAGCGCTGTATTTACGCATGAGCATTCGCTAGAGTTACCTCAGTCCAACGTTACAAAAACGCGTCTGCGACTGAAGTGACGTCTACGAGCCTCGTTAGCGAACTCCTTTGCTGGAAAGCTTTGCGGAAGAGCAGTCACGTCAATTTAAGAACATTCCACATAAAATCGTCCTCTTGCGTGATGCGGGTCTACGGTGATAGAAAATATATGTGGCAGTTCTAGATCTTGCACTTTCAGTTCTAACACATAGGTACATGTTTAGAATACGCTCCTCAACGCATGTTCTAACTCTTAGTTCATACACACAGCCCCCCACATGTATGCTCACTTTCTCTTTCTGTGTGTTTTTCTTaaagacacagtaaacatgaattctAGAGGCTGAGATATCGGCTTTTCGCAATGACAGTAAACATTATTAGTAAGTGATAAATTATGACACGCCCATGACGGAGGactatgaaaaaagaaaaattaacttACAGCCTCGGCTCTTTATCACACTGCCAAAAATTTCAGTATACATTTTGTTAATAGGTTTATTTACATGTTAATGCTAGTCGTGCGTATATCAGTTAATTAAACTCTGTCTCTTAAAGGCACTGAACGAGTTACGACTGAGCTGCAATAAATTTCGTGTCATCTAAGTCATTCGCTCCGTTATCAGTATACGAATCTCAAAGTTTAGAATGAAGGAAAAACTGTCTTTCGTCAACATTACAGAGAGGTGTCAACTATGGTACTTAAAAAAAAGTAAGATTCTGTTCAATACTGTAGACTACGATTAAAAGGTGTGAGAGTGTATAAATGTTTTATTAACATAATGCACGTTAGACAGGTAACATAATGCTACCTAAATCCATTCTGATAATCACTGAAAAGTGCATGACACTGAATTTTACTTTCTGTTTAGCGTGTCATTAATAATACTCCCTTTTACATGTACCGATCAAGCACGGAAAATCTCAGTGCAGTAATGCTATTGTTACTGTTGTTAGATTCTGTGATACATTTCGCTGTTGTTTTCGGCCTGTTCCAGCTATAAGCAGTGAAGGAGTGTCTGATCTATCTCGGCTGCTTGACGAAAAGAAGGAAGATCAGGCTTTGATTGGCCCGTCGATGTAGACGTCCTTAGAGACTAACCACAAGCTTGGAGTCAGGGAATGTTGGGGAAAGAAATCGGGCGTCTCTCTTTCGAAAGAGCTGTGGCGACATTTGCCTTAGCACCTTAGGGCAACTATAGAAAATTTAAATTTCTATAAGCAGACAATGATTTGAACTGACGTCCTCCACACCTAAGACTTGTACTCGGAGATTAAACTTATTATTCACAGTGAAGCTAGTGGCTGTTTGAAACGCAAAACACTGTTACAGCGGTCGTACCAGCTGCCTTCGAGCTGACTTGCTTCGACTTCTCCCTGCAACCACTCCTCCAGAAAAAATTACACTCGGGATTGTCGTTCCTTTCTACATTTGTTAACACCTTTCTGAAGCTCTGTGCTCCACGTCGATGTCATTTCACGACGAGAACTTACTTGTCCCAAGTCTCCACCACCGGCTCCGCCTCCGTAACCGCCGCCTCCGTAGCCGCCGCCTCCGTATCCACCAGCTCCGCCACCACCGTAGCCGCCGAGAGCACCGCCCCCAGGAGCGCCGCCCCCGAAGGCGCCGCCGCCCCCAGGGCCCCCAAAGCCGCCGGCGCCGGGTCCTCCGAAGCCTCCTGCTCCACCCCCGGGCGCGCCGTACtggtagccgccgccgccgccgccgcccccggcgccACCTCCGCCCAGCAATCCTCCGTGGACGCGCTCATGGGCCAGCGCCGACAGCAGGCAAAACACTCCCAACAGCTGGAACAACGACGCGGACGCCCTTCAGAGTGAAGCTCGCTTCGTGATATGTCACTCTTACACGGAATGCTTCTGGGGCGATCTGGATAGATCCGATACCACTGCCACTATTATGTGTTTGATTTTCAATGAGCACAACGTCAGGAAGATGCCAGTTGATGACCTTACAGAAAATATTTCACTCCTCTTGCAACTTATTTAGAATTCGTACTTAAATTTTCATATCCGAGCGTAGAATCAAATATCTCCCTCCAGTCGCTTTCCACCTACATTCAAATGTCGATACCTACTTATCGTAGCAATACATGTAGAAAATGCAAACATCTTTCAGCTGTTCTGCTGGTATTCGCGATACTTACTTCGCAACTGTTAAAGTACGAGGTCTTTTTTTCCAATCTCTGATCGGTGGCGAAAttaaaaccacggtgaaaatcaggTGAAGCTTTAAGCAGATGGTTTGCACAGTAGGTGTAGTACGCCTGTTTGTCAAATCACGTGggacttttcagttctgagcgcacagcgagcacataaagatgcctagaaaacagtgtctgcCGCCAACTCTGAAGTACTGCTGGGGAATTCCACCTGATTTCCTGTAGcctcataacgtaactgtcatctGTTTTCTTATTCGTGACAATtcccggccgcacactgcaggggcaacaaagacgctcctgcatggttttcgatgggaagtgtttgatcacactcCATACAGCACACACTTAACTCctcctgattttcatctcttcggaCACTTGAGCGGAACCGTTGGCAACGAGGACAGCATTATGGCATAaacaacgagctgcggaccagcATAGGACACTGGCGAAAATCACAGGCTGCCTTCTATTGTTAGGGTATTAGAAAGTTAGTACCACGCTATGGCAGATGCCTAAGTCCTAGCAgccactatgtagagaagtagctggaaggtgtagttaaatgttgcaaataaaatatttttgattttcattgtggtttccacttcgcaccCGATTGGTGGTAGATCAGCGTAGGACACTGGCGAAAATCAGAGGCAACTGCTCTCTATTGTTATGGTATTAGAAAGTTGGAACCACGCTATGACAGATGCCTAAGTCGTAGCGgccactatgtagagaagtagctggaaggtgtagttaaaagttaaaaataaaatatttttgattttcattgtggtttccatttcgcgaccgattggtgGTTGAAAAAAATAGCACTTTTATTTGCCCTTAATCGAAATCTGCCTATCTTGAGATAGTCCTATGATCTGACGATCGTTACGATAGCAATAGGGTCCCCTAAGCCGTttggggaggggggatggagagGAGGAGGCAACGATGGAGCGGATTCTTTATGTGTAGCCGAGGTCGATACCCTATGATGGAGGGGAACGTATGGGTAAGTGCTGACATCATGGACAGCCATCATCACATTTTGCTACATGACTTTATTCGGTTTGCTGCTTCTGTTTTCATTACTTCGTAGCTTCGGTTCCCCCTGCGTTAAAAATTGGATCAAATTTCAAGTTGAAATGATGCTAACGACAATATGCATTCATGGCATAACTGTCCTCAGCGACAATTAGGAAGATCTACAGGACCTGTTGAACAAAATGAACAGTGCACTGAGCACAGAATACTGTTTGAGAAGAGGCCAAAGAGACAAAAATATTGAGAATCGATAGAAATAAGATTGGCTACGAACTTAGTATCAAAATTGGGAACCTTGTAGAAAACGAAGTGACGTAGTTctgctacgttggaagcaaaataattctTGACCGTCTTcgagaagcgggactcatcactgaagacaattctattccagtcaacgaCATTCTGGAGGCACCccagacagtgatgggataccaacccgactctcgcccgccgtacggcccgacaaccaggaatggtgGTCTGGAATGTCATTTCTTTCCATAGAAGGGCCCCTTTTATTGTCATCAGCGACACCCTTACAGCGAAGCGGTACCTCGACGATATTCGACGCCCCGTTTTGTTATTCTTCATGCCAAGCCTTCCTGTACTCACATTTCAGGAAGACGATgctcgcctgcacacggcgagaatttctactgtctTTGTGCTTTCCAAATACTACCTTGGCTAGCAAGATCACCGGACCTCTCCCCAACCgcgaacgtttgcagcattatgggcagagccctccaaccagctcgggattttgacgatctaaggcgccaattggacagaatttggcgtgaTGTCTCTCAAGGGGACATCCGACAAGTCTGTTACGCAATACCAAGCCGGATAACTACTGGCATTAGGGTCAGAGGGGAACCAACGCGTACCTGCTGGCTtggtgaatttgtgaagctctccctcttgcttaaatcatcaattttttcctgaaattgcaatcatttgtttgtctccacATTTATATCATACTTACCGATTTCCGTCGAAATCGGATAATGCCTTCGTGGTGTCTTTTTTTAGCATAATTATTTCTGGAAGCCATGATAACAGTACAGGCAAGGAAATTCCAAAGGTGGTACATTCCCTCTCATTTCACAGAACGATTTTTTTGGTTGAAATTTAGAGGCTGGTATAGTGTGGTACCTACTCTCAGGCAAAACAAAGTATTTTTATGGTGCTAATTTTAGCATTTCAAGTGAAGCTAGCTCTGAAACTTGGAACCTATTTTTTACTGCATCTTCGAATCCGCCACATTTAACGTGTTGCGTAGAAGTCATGTTCGAAATGAAAGTATTATTTCTCTTGGTTTTAGCCAAAAATCTTTTATGTTTATCGCTATtaggatagaagaagaaatatacAGAATTACGGACGTATATCATAAACGTCCGTTTGTTGTAGGTCCCTCGAGCCCGTTCTAAGCTTAGACATTATGACATCTTTGGCACAAAAGAGCCTTCATTCAAAAAATCAACACGAGTTTAAGTAACACTTCTCCGGTAAAACACAGATCTCATTTTTTTTATATACGCTATTTTTTATATGTAGACTTAAGTAAACAGCTACATTCCACTTTTTAATCTTACGAAAGGAGTTCAACATTCCACTTCAGTGTTTTATTATAGCCGAAATGCTATTGCACGGAATGTATTCACAAATGTACGATTGTTTGGGAGAATTTTTTGTTCTTAGCAGCAAGCATGGAACACCGTACTACGAATGCCCAACAGAGGCACCATTAACGTTCGACGTACACTAAGAAGGTAATAGCACTATTCTCAATAAACATATGCGATTTATTTTCTATAGCGTCAGCAGCAAACATATTGTTCGTGTCTAATGTTGTTGTCTGCAGGAATTTTTCATCACTGGATAATAAACAGCTGATGCAGTATTTTCGCCTGTTGTATTAAACATCAGCTTTCTTTAAATGTGGATTAATGCGGGATAGCACCCACAAGCAACAGGAAGACCCCAAGGTATCCGATCACAGGATTAGAACCTGTTACTTCGTTCAAAGAAGTGGAGGTAAGAggacaaaacgatatgaaatggaccaAAAACCACAAAATCAGCAGCAGAGCGAACAGTGCGAGGCATCTGTAAGGGAAACCACTTGCAAGAGTCCAGTGGGACATAGTCTAGAAATTTTAGAGTGCAGCTCTCATCAACTATGCCTCGCAGCAGTCGTCGAAGGAATTCAGATGCGTGCGGTTTTGCTAACAAAGATCCGTATAGAGCAAAAAAGTAAAAAGAGCAGATTGGAGACAATAAATGAGAATCTTTTGGAAAAAAGGCAACGTTTTCGCATCGAAAAGTTGTTGCCTGAATTAGGGTAATCATAATTTGTTATGGCTGTGGATAGGTCTGCTGCTTCCATCGCACAGCTCACGTAGGAGTCGTGAGGACAGGAGAGGATAGGACGCACACAGGCAGTTACCTCTCTCCCGTTTTCTCAAAACGAATAAAATAGGATGGACAATTTTCTTTATTAGTACGAATTAATTTTCCTCGGGCTCTTTCCAGTATCTTGGGAGCGTATACGTAGATATGAATGTTTACTTCATTTGGCAAAAGAGAAACGTCTAGAGCTTCAGAGCGAGAGAGATGGGAGTGTTGAACACGAAGCGATCCTCTGTGGAATTAAGGTTAGCGCTGTATTAAGGAAGCCAACACATGTGTTGTTTTTCGATTGTTTCAATATCCGTCTCACCTTGCAGCCAACTAGTACCTCGGATCTGCAAAACATAACTCGTTAAAATAGGCGCTGTTGTAGGATATATATTTCACTGTTCACTAATAGATGACGCTCACTTCTCCCATATCTGAAGATAAATTAATGTTATGGCAACGGGGAAGATATATACCCATATTACAAACATTCCAAATACCAGCTAAACAAACTCCCATTATCTACACAGCGTTTAAAGTACGAGACAACGAAAAAAAAGACTATCTACTAATGgcttctttctttcatttgtttctatTCCGAATCATTCTACTGATTCTGCACACATGCTATTCTTCAAGTTGTTCCAGATATGTACTTATTATTACCAACGTTCC contains these protein-coding regions:
- the LOC124798434 gene encoding glycine-rich cell wall structural protein 1.8-like, with translation MSLLKLLGVFCLLSALAHERVHGGLLGGGGAGGGGGGGGYQYGAPGGGAGGFGGPGAGGFGGPGGGGAFGGGAPGGGALGGYGGGGAGGYGGGGYGGGGYGGGAGGGDLGQPTPYNFQYSVNDAYTGTSFGRQEAGDGSGSVQGQYQVQLPDGRNQLVRYAASDATGFNADVQYQGEPRYPSGGGAGGFGGGAGRYGTGAGGAGGYGGGAGGLGGAGGYGGGAGGYGGGAGGLGGAGGFGGGAGGIGGGAGGYGGGAGGLGGGRGFGGGAGGLGGAGGYGAGAGGLGGGAGGFGGAGGLGGGRGGGAGGAGGYGGAGRYGAGGAGGFGGGAGGFGGGAGGLGGGAGGFGGGRGRGGYGGAGGAGGFGGAGAGGFGGGAGGGGPSGSYLPPFKR